The Trypanosoma brucei brucei TREU927 chromosome 9, whole genome shotgun sequence genome includes a window with the following:
- a CDS encoding poly(A) export protein, putative, with product MFPFYSCDQGKGAHEVQSPPGDTISSIRFSPAGCPLLLVGATSWDKSCRVWQVDNSSRSAAISSKPLSLAESGAPILDMSFSEDGRVFFGGCDKSATMWNLTTGQKTVVASHDLPISCLSYVLSPTGGDMLITGSWDGKLRYWDMKQPRPVKEDLLGEPIFALDAQRSFPMAACVTGRKVHVFNMQFMSKVMELDPPKMMKFSLRCVACSPQHDGVAVGSSEGRVSFIPLRQESGCTFKAHVVEENNVFYMHQTNFCSIDSKTGRMITGGGDGRIAVWDYKKRCNVCYENDPKLPNRNNSISAGDISADCSLLAYARSYDWAMGKTRAITNEPHTIHIRSANPTQLKAR from the coding sequence ATGTTTCCGTTTTACTCATGCGACCAGGGTAAAGGTGCACACGAGGTGCAAAGTCCACCAGGTGATACCATAAGCTCGATCCGTTTCTCCCCTGCAGGATGTCCGCTGTTGCTTGTAGGCGCAACATCATGGGACAAAAGTTGTCGTGTATGGCAGGTTGATAATTCGTCCAGAAGCGCAGCCATTAGTTCCAAACCGTTAAGCCTTGCAGAAAGTGGCGCCCCAATTTTGGATATGTCGTTTTCGGAAGATGGCAGGGTGTTCTTTGGTGGGTGTGACAAGAGCGCAACGATGTGGAATCTAACGACTGGTCAAAAAACCGTTGTCGCATCCCACGACCTTCCGATTAGTTGCCTGTCCTACGTGTTGTCACCAACCGGAGGTGACATGTTAATAACAGGAAGTTGGGATGGTAAGTTACGATACTGGGACATGAAGCAGCCGCGACCTGTTAAGGAGGATTTACTTGGTGAGCCGATATTTGCACTTGATGCGCAAAGATCGTTTCCTATGGCCGCATGCGTCACCGGACGCAAAGTGCACGTTTTTAACATGCAGTTTATGTCGAAGGTGATGGAACTGGACCCCCCCAAAATGATGAAGTTCAGTTTACGATGTGTTGCTTGTTCACCTCAGCATGATGGGGTTGCCGTTGGGAGCTCGGAGGGGAGGGTATCGTTCATTCCTTTGAGACAAGAAAGTGGCTGCACATTTAAAGCTCATGTCGTTGAAGAGAACAATGTTTTCTATATGCACCAAACGAATTTCTGCTCGATAGATTCGAAGACCGGACGAATGATAACTGGTGGTGGGGATGGTCGCATTGCCGTCTGGGATTATAAAAAGAGGTGCAACGTATGCTATGAAAATGATCCGAAGTTGCCAAACAGGAATAACTCGATTTCTGCCGGAGACATTAGTGCCGACTGCTCTTTGCTTGCGTACGCACGTAGCTATGATTGGGCAATGGGAAAGACGCGCGCGATTACGAACGAGCCTCATACAATACACATAAGATCTGCTAATCCTACACAGCTGAAAGCAAGATAG
- a CDS encoding syntaxin, putative (similar to Syntaxin 72 (AtSYP72). (Swiss- Prot:Q94KK6) (Arabidopsis thaliana)) → MSDVKGALTRLERLHEACGGAGLSTVGALPADGGANMSVNEVGSYEKGQYHVACLMKRARESMTILAETGESMDIARRAEISNSIRRDMSAVKKECTALNRVAMKEGKRGDYMQLLSFVNKTEQFQRRLHNGPVLGEASGAIGDGSTHVGGTTPGVPEANAVTADSENREVGSFISASEVEGFLQFFEETRKRDAEIDQVLERISAGVTRLQENALTLRSELCTQQRLLDDTEEKVDGIHAKLDSLNIKLRRTLEQVDKDRMSVYILCCLLLLGIYGAIYNMSR, encoded by the coding sequence ATGTCGGATGTAAAAGGGGCGCTTACACGCCTGGAGCGCCTGCACGAGGCGTGCGGCGGTGCCGGTCTTTCAACCGTGGGAGCGTTACCGGCTGACGGTGGGGCAAATATGAGTGTCAACGAAGTGGGTTCCTACGAGAAAGGCCAATACCATGTCGCCTGCTTGATGAAGAGAGCAAGAGAGAGTATGACTATCCTGGCGGAGACTGGGGAATCCATGGACATAGCGCGGAGAGCCGAGATATCAAATTCGATCCGGCGGGATATGAGTGCTGTTAAGAAAGAGTGCACAGCCTTGAATCGGGTGGCaatgaaggaggggaagCGTGGTGACTACATgcaacttctttcttttgttaataAGACCGAGCAATTTCAACGCCGTCTCCATAATGGCCCAGTGTTGGGCGAGGCTTCAGGAGCAATAGGTGATGGGAGCACACACGTCGGTGGAACTACTCCAGGGGTGCCGGAAGCTAATGCGGTCACTGCCGATTCAGAAAACCGCGAAGTCGGCTCGTTTATTTCGGCCAGTGAAGTTGAAGGGTTTCTCCAGTTTTTTGAGGAAACGAGGAAGCGTGACGCTGAAATAGATCAGGTATTGGAGAGAATCAGCGCCGGCGTTACGCGTTTACAAGAAAACGCGTTGACACTTCGTTCCGAACTGTGTACACAACAGCGTCTTCTCGACGATACGGAAGAAAAGGTCGATGGTATACACGCAAAGTTGGACTCCTTGAATATCAAACTTCGTCGCACACTAGAGCAGGTGGATAAGGATCGCATGTCCGTGTATATCCTTTGCTGTTTGCTTCTCCTTGGCATCTATGGGGCGATATACAACATGTCTAGGTGA